The sequence TTTGTCTTGTGTCTGCTAGTGATTTACACGTGACCCGCGATGATTCACTTTATATAACAGCCGCCAACTGCTCCTGTGTATCCACAAACACTAATGTCTCCGTGCTTCTGTTTAAGAACACTGTCAGACTGGATGTTATACCCAGCAATATGGCGTTCCGCAACACACTCTACACTAAAGTAAAAGAAGACATAACTAAACAGATATGTTGGAAAAATACAGTTCAGACATATTCAGTTATACGGCGTTTACTAATGTGAGGGAAAAGTAAGGGTTGCAGAAAAgtattttaacaatatatattttattcatgagtatataaaaaaacacacagtatATCATGTTTGCCGTTGTTCTTGAACTACTGTTTTACCCTACTTATTTTTTGCCATCGACTACAGTATGCAAATTAAAGGGAGGAGCCACATTAAGCAATCTTCTACTGGTGTGAACGGAACAGTATCCTCGGTTACTGAGCTCTGGGGAAGTGATTAAGGTCATAGCAACAGTTCCTTTCTATTTTACAAATACTCTCGCCTATGAGAGGACAGGTTTAATTGGAGACATCGGTCCAAATGCTGGGTGTATCCAAGCTTTGGGTCAGATGGTTTCCACAGAGTACATTTAAAGATTACTGATGTTGGACACCGGCACGGCAAGTTAATTGGCAAGTTGAGAATACGTCACTTCAACAATGTAGTATGGATCTTTCTTACCTGCTCTGTTCATGGCTGGACGAGCCCCCTTCAGTGCACACAGCCTCTTCCCCCCAAAGGGAACATATTGCTGGGAGTTGGGTAAACTCTCGGTTTTAAGCAGCTGCCTCCTATGCTTGTCCCGCAGGATAGAGTGCACGGCTCTTAGGAACTCCTTCTTACCCCCTGGAGAACTGGAGAGAAGCGGAGATGGGTTACACGCGTGTGCTGCTGCGATGCTGAACAACTCTGCTCTATGTGCGGTTACAATGTCAGCAGTTCTCAATCAGCCCTTCAAAAACCACGCGATGCCCAGAGTTTAGGTCTACGCAGATACTTCATCTGTATCCAATTGGACAATCAGGTCATGGTTGTTTGCCAaggtatcattattattaaattttatttatagggcgccactaggtatccatagcgccgtacagggacagacagaaacacgatacagggtgagacagctgggtacagttaacaaaaagcacagtaactcagaagctcaatgtacagatagatgagaggtgagagcccccagcggggtagaaagaggggtagaagggcaggaggacctcacggaagagacaaggagctggagagcagagttaaggtggtggagaactggaggagaggaggccctgctcgaaggagcgtacaatctaaggggagggtaggacggacagagacgcaatggtaagAGGAGGAAATGGGGAGAACTGacgcagagacggagaggggggagaggagtatgaaaaggagggaggtaagaggtggacaggagggagggcaggagtgggaggggggtagggggagactgggaggaggttaATTAGGTGGGgtactggagggctttaaggaagaggtgggtttttaaggcccgtttgaagctggacaagttgggggaagttctgatggagcgggggagcacgggagaagtcttggatgcgagcatgggaggaggtaaccaggggggaaagagaggcggCAGTCATTAGCcaaacgcagagggcgggatggagcgtggtcATGGTGAGGTTGGCCAATGACTGCACACACAACTTTTGGAGGGCCTCGTTCGACGGCAATCTACGACGCTCCCAATCAAAATCTGATTGGATTCAAGTAGAATTTTTAGGTCTACATAAGTAAAAATGTTTGGGTCATTTAAGGggaaaattgaaaaacaaaagatGCCACTAATAGGCCAGGTTATAGGCAGGTTTAAGAGCCAGACAAGGGCGGACAATAATAAAGAGAACCAACAGCAAAAACAATGTCCAGGTCCCAAACGGTCACATGGACAAAATCTGGATGTTTTTGTGGTGGCCAAACTAATTATTTACCAAACATTTTTATTGCTCAGTAGGTCAAAGTGAATGATAAGGACATAAATGACCCTGTGCATAGTTGGAGATAAATGTGATTTCACATTGTAGGGACCTCATGTCAAGTGCAATTAGCAGCAGAAAACCAGGAGGGGGCGCAATCTGACATTGCTGTCCATGTATGTGTTATAATGCTGCAGTATGCGATAAACCTCAAAATGCCATAGTAAAAATATTGTACATTAGTAACTGTATTAAAGGCCCCTAATTCAAGATACTTGCTGTGTTGCCAATGTTTTAGTTAAGTATTAATTATTACAGAAATTAATAATTGTAGGTTATCGAACAATAGTTTTATGGTTTTTTTCCCACTGGAGAACGTACCTGCAGCACAAGTGAAAAGCTCTCTCTGGTCTTCCCTCGGATTCAGATTTCACATGGACAATTTCACAGACTGAGTTCGTTTCAGCATCTTATGGGAAAGAGAGAAACAAATGAACTTCATACAATCTGCCTCATTTTACACCACAATAGAACAGGTTTATTAGGAAGAAAATTAAATTAGTTCTTCAAAATATAAGAGGTGTGAACACAGGGGAAGCAGCAATTTAAACTTTTTTCAATGCTCTCAACAATACAAAATAGTTGTGGTCATTAACCCGCCGTAAATATACGGActgttagttaaaaaaaaaaaaatgtaaatccaaaagtgaaaaaaaaagaaatagcagAAAAAATAATGCACCCTCCTAGCTATATAAAACTGCACTCAGATGGTAGGAgacgctaggaaccagtgactacACTCCTGTAGGAGGCACttggtgtgcaggagatgctaggaaccagtgacggcACTCCTGTAGGAGGCACTTGGCGTGCAGGAgacgctaggaaccagtgacggcACTCCTGTAAGGAGGCACTTGGCGTGCAGGAGACGCTAGGAAACAGTGACGGCACTTCTGTAAGGAGGCACTTGGCGTGCAGGAGACGCTAGGAAACAGTGACGGCACTCCTGTAAGGAGGCACTTGGCGTGCAGGAgacgctaggaaccagtgacggcACTCCTGTAGGAGGCACTTGGCATGCAGGAgacgctaggaaccagtgacggcACTCCTGTAGAAGGCACTTGGCGTGCAGGAGaagctaggaaccagtgacggtACTACTGTAGGAGGCACTTGGCATGCAGGAGaagctaggaaccagtgacgtcagtCCTGTAGGAGGCACTTGGCGTGCAGGAgacgctaggaaccagtgacggtACTACTGTAGGAGGCACTTGGCGTGCAGGAgacgctaggaaccagtgacgtcagtCCTGTAGGAGGCACTTGGCGTGCAGGAGACGCTAGGAAACAGTGACGGCACTCCTGTAGGAGGCACTTGGCGTGCAGGAGACACTAGGAAACAGTGACGGCACTCCTGTAGGAGGCACTTGGCGTGCAGGAGACGCTAGGAAACAGTGACGGCCCTCCTGTAGGAGGCACTTAGCGTGCAGGAgtccctaggaaccagtgacagccCTCCTGTAGAAGGCACTCAGCGTGCAGGAGaccctaggaaccagtgacggcACTCCTGTAGGAGGCACTTGGCGTGCAGGAGACGCTAGGAAACAGTGACGGCCCTCCTGTAGGAGGCACTTAGCGTGCAGGAgtccctaggaaccagtgacagccCTCCTGTAGAAGGCACTCAGCGTGCAGGAGaccctaggaaccagtgacggcACTCCTGTAGGAGGCACTCAGCGTGCAGGAGaccctaggaaccagtgacggcACTCCTGTAGGAGGCACTCAGCGTGCAGGAGaccctaggaaccagtgacggcACTCCTGTAGGAGGCACTCAGAGTGCGGGAGACTGGTGCACGTTAAACACTTTGCTCAATCATCATAATTAATCTCCCTCACTTGCTGCAAAGTAAGTTCTGTTGGTTACCTGAAGTGGTCAGGGCTCGAAGCTGCAAAGCCTCAGTAGAAATCATGTGTCTGAAACGAAAGGGGTCACGATCCTCAAACATAGATGCCCGATGTGATCCACCCTACAAAACATTTACATACGGATTAAAAATCTCAAAACCTATTGTCATATTAATGCAGAACATTATCATGGCAGGAGAAGAGTAATAAACAGCTGGAAATGAACAGTGACATCTTTATAAAGGCGTAGACACAAAACAATAGATGTGGAGAGCAGATCTTATACCACAACATCATGAGAAAGTCTTCTCTCACTGACACAGGAACTGGTAGCAAAGCCGCCTGTCCGTGATTTACCCACAATCAGCCCGGAAATGCCACTGGCCGTGTCCCTGGTCTACATAAAGTAAACATAAAAGAACTTACCAGCTTCTTCTTTTGCTTGGAGCTGTCCTTATAAACCAACACGACGGCGGTCTTAAAAACTGgaaaataaaagatattaaaGATATTAAATTGGATAATCACACGGTCGGAAACCCACATTCCCCATACAAAACAGTAAGCTCAGCTTTGTATTACTTTCTTAAGGTCAGGCCCTGATGGGTGtttggaaataaaattaatatagtaGATCTCCTCCATTCAACCTCCCACAGAAAAGTGCGCCCCCTGCAGCGCAAACGCCACTTGCACCTAGTTTTATACAATTGTATGTAACACGCATGGAGTTTGAACATCAAAATGGTTGTCTCTGTGGGCTTGAAAAATTGTTCATGTCCTGATAGGCACTGCGTGGATCAGACCGCTTGTAACTAAATACGGCAGCGTTAGAAAACTAAATCTTGGTtcgatttatatatttatataaataaatattttatatttatttataagatatttaaataagattGTAGGTACAGAGAAAGTGTAGCTAAAAGACTGTTACCCCAGCAATAATATCTGGTAAGTTGATGGGGGTTACAGCTATGCTCTTTCACCCCAGACCCTTGGTGCTTTGTATTTATATGGAAACTAAATACATATACAAATTACATAGATGTTTATTGTAAGactctatggggtagatttatcaaaccttttaaaaaggagaagtggaggtgttgcctatagcaaccaatcaggttctcgTGTTCTAGAATTCACTAGATacatgacagcaagaatctgattggttgctatgggcaacatctcgtCTTTTAAGAATATTTATGCATCTgagtggtagatttatcaatgTTTCTACACATTGAAAGAATTTGATCTTCCATTCCTGGCCTGTTCAGTAGAAGAACAGTCTCTTATATTAGAAAACCGCACTAAGGGTTTATCACTTAATTTGTTCAATTTTATTccctagttttttgtttttttttagaaaagggaCAATGTGATAAAACATTATATACTTTACAGGGGATATAGTTGACAACCATTTTGCATAGGTAGATTGTGAGTGAAAGTTTACATtttccttagattgtacgctcctctgagcagggccatctctcctcctgtttccaccacttctaactctgctctccagctacttagccctcctcctcgagggtcctccaccccacgtccactctcgctccctcctcccccctgggggtctccctgtcttccgcgccctccttcttgagccctgtcgtttgcggatcctccctcccccttccccgccctctctagctgtgcattgagcttactgagttgctgtgtttactgtactgtgctgtctcctattgtattgtaattttgtttgtctctgtacggtgctgcggacgccttgtggcgccttataaataaatattaataataataattttccggTTTTATGGTTGGAATATAACGTTCCCACGTGTTGTAGCTGCGGTTATTATTTATGTAGTATTATTCTCACTATGCTACAAACAACTAGTAGCTGTGTTATCATATCCTGAGCCAGATTCACTGAGTGACGGCAACAAGCTGCTGAGCAAGGCCCTTGTAATGACATGGTGGACCTACACGGATGGCCGCTTAAGCCGGACACTGGACTGAAGAAAACCTCTGTAATGTAGAAGGAGACAAAGCCTACCAAAAGTTGCCAATTCCGGGTCCTTCTTCCATTTCCCCAGGGATGCCGGAGGATTCAGCCATACAACAGTGTTGTGTAGTAATAAGTCTCCCATGGATAAGTCTGCAACCTGCAACACAACAGGACACTCAGCAAGAGTCCAAAACAAATGCTGGAACTAGAGTCAAAATCTAATGTCCATCAGTCTCGTATGCAGGACTGCAGGTAGGATCCGCTCAACATAGGAACTAAAGTCAAGGTTGTCTCCAATAATGTATGAAGATACAGATGCTGTGGTTTAAACCGCGACTACTTTACAGTATAAAAGAATCTGCCCAGATGACAAACTGAGTCTTATCCAAACTGTACACCGGGGGCAAAAAATAAAAGCCCCCACCAAGAACATACATTGACCACGAGTAATGCTAATGGAACACTCAGATGTATAAATAAGTATGTAGCACAATTTTGTAAACAGACAGGACTTAAGATATGCATCATTATATTGGCATTTACTATGCAGCTAACCAAGTGCAGGctattgctctctgttatcatccattctggctgcatTGTCCTACAATGCatcactgacaggaagtctgctgtgtacAGTATCCCACCCACAACGATGTGCATTGTGCAAGAGTTACATCAAAATAACTGCACAACCTAAATCGCCAGTTTTAATCCTGGATGATATAAAACTCATTCTGTACAATATTTCATACCAGCTACATCAGCTGAGGTCTGCAGAGACCATGATGGATTCTCCCTATAACAGAAAACTCTTCTAATGAAAAGTTTTTTTCGCCTAAGCCCAACAAAAATGTGACGGCATAAAATGCAAAACACAGATAATCCGCCCTGGCCTTTTAAAGATTTGATTTGTATTTAAATTCCAGACTTTAATATTCTCCACCTACAAACTTCTAATTGCAAGAGTTTTAGACGCAGTTAAGGTGAACTAATTGGATGTGGGTGTAGTTAGCTTTTTATCTGAATCCGTGCATCACAgcagctaaaataaaataaaaaatgaaatataggGGATCATTTAGAATGTTTTCTTATACTGTCAAAACAGTACAGATATGTGGCTATGAATTACAGCACCTTTTTTACAGCGCACCAATTGTGCGCCATCGCATTTACAGATGTCCCTCTAAATCACAGCACTCGTTGGTTAATGTATGAAACTCTCTGCAAAACACAACAGACTGACAAGGTGAAAACGTGCAGTGATGGAAATCTTGGCACCTCTTTGATTTCTCCAGTCTGTTCCGCTATAAGCTGATCAAACACTGCGCCAAACTCCTCGTGTATCTTCTGCATCTCGTTAATGTGACTTGCCACTTTGTTCATCGTCTTGATGGCCACTGGGAACAGAGGAGAGAGACGATGTAGAGAAAATAATCAAAATACTCTTTTTAAACAGAATACACCGTCTGTATTGGGTGTCTCGCTTTGCTGTTTAATCGTACTAGGTTTAGCAAGCGATTCACCATAGCTACTGGCTGTCAGAACCTAATCCACGTCTGCCGGCTATGAGGATATTAAGTGGTCATTAAGAAACATGAACGATGTCAAGGTCGAGTCTCGCACTTTGTGGTCCCTTCTGTCATTCTGGAGCGGAGGAGCTGAGTGATTGCACCAAACCCGCTGACCTTGAAATATGCTTTTAATTATATGAGCAGGTTAAAATGCCTATCCATCAAAGTGATCATACAGATTTAAAAAGGGATTTTTCACCTTCAGATGACTAACGTTATTAGCTTGTAAATACATTAATTAATCTTTCCAGTTTCTTTCTGTGCTTTTCAACCGTTAGatcaaacatacatatatacagagggAAACTTTGTGGTAAATTTATTTAATCAGAGAACAAAACGCCCTATTGCCGGTAGAAAacggatggcgataacagaagagAACTAATGAAATAATGCTTTGATCTTTGAACAATGTTTTTTCTCAACGGATAATATTTTCTCAATTTAATTAATTtgctaattgatttttttttttttttaaaaataaaaaaatattttatcttctttttatttattttagtagtGATAGATGAAtgcgaataaataaataataaaaaacaacaacaaaggaAGGTTAAAATACCCACCTGCAtcatatttagtaaaagttgtatGGTAGCACTTATGAATACATTTTGATAGCTATAAGCATCGCTACAATAGATTGGATGGCACAAAACCAGTGATGTCACGCAGATGGGCGGGGCTTGTTCCCTGAGTACAGACAACCCACATACTTCTATTCTGtccaaaacatttttcaaatcatAGGACAACTTTTTGCAGGGCATTTCACTAAAAAGTACAGGAAATCTAGAGTGTTTGGCAATGGATCGGACCCAAGATGTCTGACGCATTGCGAACTCAACTTGCATTTACAAAACCTGCAGGTAACTTGTCCGCACATATACGTCCATATGCAATTATAAGTGGATCTTAAGATACGTTTTCATtttaatctgggtataagtacgcacTGGCTATATGCAGAATTCAGTGCATGATACGTACATGTGTAATATAAAGACCTATCTGATCTGGTGGCTCACACATTTCTGCTATTCAGCAGGCTAATGTAATGATCAAAGTCAGTGACTAGAAATGTGGGATGGCATTTCAGAGAAATATGGCAGCACTAAGTTAGCAATTTTTTCAATATCAAATTTCTGAGCAAACGGAGAATTCTCACATTCAATGAAAGGCAGTACAGTTCCCCTATTTTACAAGATACCAAAATATTTCTGCGGGCTTTAACTTTTACTTTACAATCTAATAAatctaaaaacaataaaatgtttaccGCGTTtgttccccaattgtaaagcgctgcagggCAAGCTGGTGCTAGACCAGTGTCAGGAGAATGAAACTGCATACGTCTGACCTGCCCTTATGTACTCAAAGAACAGGCCCTGCCACACAGCAGACACTGCTCCATGATGGAATCCATAATAGAACCAGGGAGGGCAAAATGAGGATGATTTCATACAATTCTCATGTATTTACCGACAGTCGGTCACAGTGCATACGGATGGACAGTTTGAACAAAGGCACAGAAATGGGTTCATGTAGAAATAATAATATCTGGTTCTGATTCTCGTGCCCAGGACAGATGGCGGTTCCTGCCGTCTTACCATCGAGGTGGTAGTGCTCTTCACTCTCTGCGTCCGTCAGAGAATACAACTCCTTCAGGAGCAGCGGGTATTTCAGAATGCGCTGGATGGGTTTGATCAGGTAGGACTCCAGCGTTGACGAGTGCTGCTGCTTCGGATTCTGGGCATCCAGAAATGCTTTGAAACTCTGGTCCGTTTTAGCTGTAAGGAGAAGGATTTCAATTACTGACAACACGGAACCTCCGGAGAAGGGGAGATAATAAGCTTATTGCATCACGGGAATACATTTTAGACCATCTAGACATAAAATCTCTTTGATCTCGGAATACATGAAAGAATTGTCGCGTGTCGACACTCCGATCTATTTATACAGCGCTGTTCTTTCCCTTGCATGCTGCCACTAGCACAATTATAACAGCAGGAACGGCCATTCTCAGCAACACGCGAATATAGGTCAAGAGTTACATGTTTACACTCAGACGGATATTAAATTATAATGCTCTGAAGTCAATGCAGACAGCCTGCGGTTCCCAAGCTGCTGGTGAACTAAAAGCCCCAGCATTCCTTGCTGTGCCCCATGTTGGGACCGATAGCTCTACAGCAGCGGATGAGCCACAGGCTGCCACCAATGCTctacacacatttgcagaaaatcCACTAATATTACAAGATCATTTGATGCCAGATTAAAAACAACAGCAGGAATGATTTAAATGTTGTATTAATGCCTTAGGAGGACTCCGAGCTTCCATTTACATAGTGAATAAGGAGATATTGTGAATAATTGTGATTTTGGCAACTACAAAGCACAGCGAAAAACCTAGAGAACACAAATGGTCTTTTAATATTTAACACCAGGTAAAATAAGCTTTGGCTGCGGATCACTTTTATCCAGAATCTGTgcatcaggggcaaatgcagaatttgtagaggggggtttccacaccatgccaccagtgggcgccgccagcatgcatgggggagtggctataatatcagacagtgcttggctgctctccaactcttcctatccccataatatacacgggcaatgctgcgtgcactactgttacgggcacacagctctcccttttcaaacagagccgtgtgaagcgggagcagggtccagtcacctcaattataccgtgccccaggcttggaggggggttgccatgcactaggaacccccccaatccccctcggtttgcctatggcatgTGCTAAAATTTTACTTTATAAGATCTCTTTAATGTCCTATTTCTCTTTGAGCCCCgttttgataataaaaaaaataaccaagTCTCTCGGCAGTGACTTCATAGAGGAGTGACCGATTCTAAAGCAAAACTAGATCACTCTCAGCATCATGCCAGTTACAATACAGAATACAGGGTATTTTATTAGGAGAAAGCATTTGGAATTTCATATAACCACATTATAGTCGCCAAGTAGTTTGATATGCTAAGCATTGGTTCTAATTAATTATAACAGTTATAGGCAGCCGAGATGGTATTTAAGCATAAACATGAAGACCGTTAACGATACAGAGTTTGACACAGATGAATAGGGATAGAGTTCCAGAGGTaagcagcagacagggaaaggtTTGAGAAGCGACAGAGAAGCGGGATAAGGACACACAGAGGAGTGAAGGAGATTTTCCATTGAAGTCTTCTTGTATTTGGAAATAACAGAGTAAGAAATTTGTCCAGCAAGGAAACTGGACACTGACTTAACATGGTACATGATTTAATAAGTGGTCTTAAAtcctcaaaaaaaaaatatgtggacCCACTTACCTTTCACTAACACTTTTGGGACCTTGGTATGACTGGCGCAAAAGGCACTGTACAACTTGAATCGGTCGGCGTAATATAGAAAAGACCCACCCAAGGAAAACAAGACTTTCTGCAAAACACAACGGAATCTCAGAGTGATCGTTCAGCCACAGACATTCAGAATAGTGCAGTTTGAAGTCAGCAAGTTTTCTTACATCTAGTCTAACACTGAAAATTAGTGTATGCAATTGTACAGAAGACTTCTGATCAAGAACAAGTCATAGGTTTCCAATCCTTCTATCCAGTCATCAGAGTTCATTTATTTCATTTAGAATGATTTTGGTGTACCGGCCAAACAGGGCTCTGTGACTGGCTGAGCCTGACAGAGGCGGGTCACAGAGCAACAAACGGGAACCAATAAGCAGGGCTCCTAGTCATGTGACCGCTGTGATAAGAAATCGCGACAATCCCATTTTAAGTCTGCTTAAATCAACAAACTAACTAGTGCCACCACCAGCTGCTACTTCTCTGCCGTCACAGTGATAATCCAATTAATGAAGCCGACAATTGTAGTTTTTACCTTTCTTCagataattttttctttttgcttaaaAGAGAGCGAGGGGGTAAATTGACTGTTGCCGCAAAACTGTCCATACACACTACAATACTGCAACCGATATCTGGAAATTGACCCAATACATCAGCCTGTATCACCCTCAAATTACTACCATGCCAGATAATAGTGTatagaaataatataattattaacggGCACTGTGAAGATGACCAatatcagtctgtgtgtgtgtgtgtacggcAAACTGAACTATAGTCGTATTACTCAACGCTTTAGTACAGCTGCAGAATTGGACGGTATGTACAAACCATCACACAGGCCTGGTTTGCTGAACACCAACTCTATCCGtgagaaaatattacatttttacttgCAATTGTTGTATTATACGTATTCCTGCCGTACGTCTCCAAAATTATGGGTCACTGGATGTAAGACTGGGCTCTGAGGTCATTTTGTAAGACACAAGTAAACAATGCATGCTTTTATTGTAAATTAGTGAACTCTGCTTACACCGTACTATAAACGAGGGCGACACAGAAGTAAAGCAAtatttattactactactattaggatccacaaatatataatatacaaaagtTTCAGAAGCTCATCAGGACTAAAGATATAATAGAGGGAAATATTAGTGGTATGCACAGCAAATATCCTGTCTTAAAGTTCTCTTTGTACATAATGCATCAGGCAGcacataaacaaacaaatatcATTAAAAGGTGATGGTATTAGGGCCTCTCATGACGTTTGAAGgacaaagacaaaaataaaacagtCGTCATTAGAAAGCTCTTCCACAGGGGAATAGTAAATGTAAATAAGGACATCACAAGTTCTGCTAAGATTTGGGAACATttccacatactgtatattgataTATAAAGCTATTTATCCAAATACAAGGCACTATAGCTCGGTGGTATCAAGGAAAAGTGTATAAACAGGGAGCACTATAAAGAAATAACTATAAGCAGTAAGGCTACTCCTTGCTGTAAGCTTAGTACATAGTATGATTAGACAGATACCTTGAACTGATCCACTTTCTCCAGCTTCTCCAGGTCTGGTACCAGCCTGACCCCATCTTCCAGAGTTTTAAGGAATTCAACCTGGAATTCTACCATTTCCACCAGATTGCCAAACAGAACATCGAGCTAAAGAGAGAACAATGACCACACGCAGGGCGCGACATAAGTGATAGTACAACATGACACAATGTATTACAACTACAAAACAGTGACCTGCAGCTCAGGTCATTAAGTAACTCAGAAGGGTGGATTCAGCTGCAAATAAGGACACACTCACTACAGCCTCTGTTGCCTTTCATCTCAAATTCAAATTAATGCATCTGCCTTtttcagagaggggggggggatttagaataaataaaaaacaaaataaaatacatttcaacATGTTGGTCTAATagagtaacccctctcatcctcccaaaaaaaaaaacattgtaacaATGGAATAAATTGGATCACACACTGGTGACTTAGGGACGATAGAAGCCGGTTTCACTACTGTCTAAACAATTAATAATTCACACTACCAGCCAGGTGACTGCCATATGAAATGAGCATAAAAAGATGTATCTAATTACGCAAgaacaaaaaattaattatacGGATAATACTATAATACTATACCTCATCTTGTGTGAGAAATGTCTCTTTCTGCAATGGTTTAAGGTATCTTTCCATTAGACAATTTAGGTCCTGATTAAACACAAAGACATATATTAGGGACATACAAAACACAGCTCAAACCATCAAAAGCCTTCACGTATTCTCCCATCTTATCAGCAGACAAATCACACAGCGCAGAGGTGCTAAATCAATCTCCATCGCCTCTCACACATCTAGAACACACACACGGGCATCCACGGCAGAGAAGGAAAGTGTAAAATACCTTGACATAGGTGCGCTCCGTCTCCAGCAGCTCGCAAATCACCTTGCGCAATTTGTCGGCGTCTGTTAATTGCCTCATGGTCGCTAGCTGGGGTCCCGTGAACTCCGAGGGGCTCAGGCAAGAATCTGGAGAATTCATCTCATTGAGACTGCGACAAAAGGCTGCAACTTGCTCTGTGCTCTGCAGGAAGATTGATGTTATATAAGCGCGGAAGA is a genomic window of Mixophyes fleayi isolate aMixFle1 chromosome 2, aMixFle1.hap1, whole genome shotgun sequence containing:
- the TIAM1 gene encoding rho guanine nucleotide exchange factor TIAM1 isoform X2 yields the protein MNSPDSCLSPSEFTGPQLATMRQLTDADKLRKVICELLETERTYVKDLNCLMERYLKPLQKETFLTQDELDVLFGNLVEMVEFQVEFLKTLEDGVRLVPDLEKLEKVDQFKKVLFSLGGSFLYYADRFKLYSAFCASHTKVPKVLVKAKTDQSFKAFLDAQNPKQQHSSTLESYLIKPIQRILKYPLLLKELYSLTDAESEEHYHLDVAIKTMNKVASHINEMQKIHEEFGAVFDQLIAEQTGEIKEVADLSMGDLLLHNTVVWLNPPASLGKWKKDPELATFVFKTAVVLVYKDSSKQKKKLGGSHRASMFEDRDPFRFRHMISTEALQLRALTTSDAETNSVCEIVHVKSESEGRPERAFHLCCSSPGGKKEFLRAVHSILRDKHRRQLLKTESLPNSQQYVPFGGKRLCALKGARPAMNRAVSAPSRSLARRRRLVRNRFTIDSDTVYSTSPDKESETDTELKPPQQSTNSGDTDRWVEEQFDLAQYEEQEDVKETDILSSDDEYCESIKGGSMEKDLSEQLEATSISPIGSIAQNTMGTHASRMTQLKKQTAFSGMNGSIESSAEEVIWVKREDFVPTRKQNTEI